The following proteins come from a genomic window of Bacillota bacterium:
- a CDS encoding FAD-dependent oxidoreductase, with protein MPYHRILVVGAGLAGLRAAIEAAGEDVAVLTRVHPVRSHSVAAQGGVNAPLANVPEGKEDSPERHAFDTVKGADYLADQDAAELMTRLAPERIYEIENWGCPFSRTPEGKIAQRPFGGAGFPRTCYAADRTGHAMLHTLYEQVVKRGIRVYEEWLMLDLIVSGGRCRGVVAMDMVSGRVEAFGAEAVVMATGGAGRIYARSTNSHINTGSAAAFCYMRGVPLKDMEFVQFHPTSLYPNNVLISEAARGEGGYLLNRDGERFMARYAPKAMELGPRDIVARSIQTEIDEGRGFENAYVHLDLRHLGAEKIKERLPAIREIAMYFAGVDPIEKPIPIQPAQHYTMGGLDVDKDGASELPGLFAAGECACVSVHGANRLGGNSLLETVVFGQLAGAAAVRYVRGLEKTGPDGSALDTAVGEVEARIGELISRQDGERTAVIREEMKQVMFEKVGIFREEGPMREAVEKIRELKERVKRARVDARGRRYNLELISALELPAMLELAEVIALGALTRPESRGSHFRRDYPQRDDANWLKHTVARWTPDGPRLEYKPVVITKWQPEARKY; from the coding sequence ATGCCATATCATCGCATCCTGGTGGTGGGGGCGGGATTGGCTGGCTTACGGGCTGCCATTGAGGCGGCGGGCGAGGATGTAGCGGTGCTGACACGGGTGCATCCCGTGCGGTCGCACTCGGTGGCGGCGCAGGGTGGGGTGAATGCTCCCCTGGCCAATGTTCCCGAGGGTAAGGAAGACAGTCCGGAGCGGCATGCTTTTGACACGGTCAAAGGAGCCGACTACCTGGCGGACCAGGACGCGGCTGAGTTGATGACCCGTCTGGCTCCGGAGCGGATCTATGAGATTGAGAACTGGGGTTGTCCTTTTTCCCGCACCCCGGAGGGGAAGATTGCCCAGCGTCCCTTCGGTGGGGCTGGTTTCCCGCGCACCTGCTATGCGGCCGATCGCACCGGTCATGCCATGCTCCACACCCTGTACGAGCAGGTGGTGAAACGGGGGATCAGGGTATACGAGGAGTGGCTGATGCTGGACCTGATCGTGTCCGGTGGTCGCTGCCGGGGGGTGGTGGCCATGGACATGGTAAGCGGTCGAGTGGAGGCGTTCGGTGCGGAAGCGGTGGTCATGGCCACGGGCGGTGCGGGCAGGATTTACGCGCGATCCACCAACTCCCACATCAACACGGGGAGCGCGGCGGCGTTCTGCTATATGCGGGGTGTGCCCCTGAAGGACATGGAGTTCGTGCAGTTTCACCCCACTTCCCTTTATCCCAACAACGTGCTCATTTCCGAGGCTGCCCGTGGTGAAGGTGGCTATCTTCTCAACCGGGACGGGGAGCGTTTCATGGCGCGATATGCGCCCAAGGCCATGGAGTTGGGGCCGCGGGACATCGTGGCGCGGTCCATCCAGACCGAGATCGACGAGGGGCGTGGGTTTGAGAACGCCTACGTGCACCTTGACCTCAGGCATCTGGGGGCGGAGAAGATCAAGGAGCGGCTTCCTGCCATCCGGGAGATAGCCATGTACTTTGCGGGCGTGGACCCCATCGAAAAGCCCATTCCCATTCAGCCCGCGCAGCATTACACCATGGGCGGTCTGGACGTGGACAAAGACGGTGCCTCCGAGCTTCCCGGCCTGTTTGCTGCGGGCGAGTGCGCCTGTGTGAGCGTGCACGGGGCCAACCGTCTGGGTGGCAACTCGCTGCTTGAGACGGTGGTGTTCGGGCAGTTGGCGGGAGCGGCGGCGGTGCGATACGTGCGGGGGCTGGAAAAGACGGGGCCCGATGGCAGTGCACTTGATACTGCCGTGGGCGAGGTGGAGGCGCGCATCGGGGAGCTTATTTCCCGGCAAGATGGTGAAAGGACGGCCGTGATCCGGGAAGAGATGAAGCAGGTGATGTTCGAGAAGGTGGGGATATTCCGCGAGGAGGGTCCCATGCGGGAGGCGGTGGAGAAGATCCGGGAGCTGAAGGAGCGGGTGAAGCGAGCCCGGGTGGATGCCCGCGGCCGTCGTTACAATCTGGAGCTGATCTCGGCGCTTGAGCTTCCCGCCATGCTGGAGCTGGCGGAAGTGATTGCGCTGGGTGCGCTGACCCGCCCCGAGAGCCGGGGCTCTCATTTCCGGCGGGACTATCCCCAGCGTGATGATGCCAACTGGCTCAAGCACACGGTGGCGCGCTGGACTCCGGATGGCCCCCGGCTGGAGTACAAGCCGGTGGTGATCACGAAGTGGCAGCCAGAGGCGCGCAAGTACTGA
- the sdhC gene encoding succinate dehydrogenase, cytochrome b556 subunit, which translates to MYKPRGVFMRNPDLVPAYLRPGMWGWMLHRVTGLLIVFYLLLHIWVIGRAAQGPEAFDAIMRTLGTPFWRVMEVGLLACVLYHGINGIRIILFDMGYGIRAHRALWYATMAVVVVLFVIGAVQMLMPLFAGPASPAA; encoded by the coding sequence ATGTACAAACCGCGGGGCGTCTTTATGCGTAATCCCGACCTGGTGCCGGCGTACCTGCGTCCGGGGATGTGGGGATGGATGCTGCACCGGGTGACGGGTCTGTTAATCGTGTTTTACCTGCTCCTGCACATCTGGGTGATCGGGCGGGCGGCGCAGGGTCCGGAGGCGTTTGACGCCATCATGAGGACGCTGGGGACGCCGTTCTGGCGGGTGATGGAAGTGGGCCTTCTGGCCTGCGTGCTGTATCACGGCATAAACGGCATCCGCATCATCCTGTTTGACATGGGGTATGGCATCCGGGCGCACCGGGCCTTGTGGTATGCCACCATGGCGGTGGTGGTGGTGTTGTTTGTGATTGGGGCGGTGCAGATGCTGATGCCCCTTTTTGCCGGTCCGGCGTCGCCGGCGGCTTAG
- the sucC gene encoding ADP-forming succinate--CoA ligase subunit beta, with protein MKLYEYLAKDVFRQAGIPVPAGRICETADQAAGVAAEIGPVALKSQILAGARGKAGGIAFASTPEEAREVAARLLGTELRGYRVDRLLVEEKLAIEKELYLGIAVEGSARRPLLIASAQGGMAIEEVPERAIVKKPLDITWGMQPYVGRLLARRLGLEGSLARQFEDIAIRLWGVFRRYDAELVEINPLAVAAVSGGDRRLVAADARLNVDDEALYRHPELPRVEEGTDLERRVKELGLSFVQLDGDIAVMANGAGITMATLDVLARYGGRPANFLDAGGGAAAEPMARAIGVLLETRPRVILINIFGGITRCDDVARAIVKVKTEQGLPVPLVVRLVGTNEEQGTALLREHGVAAFRQMEEAAAKAVAIARGGDS; from the coding sequence ATGAAACTTTACGAATACCTAGCCAAGGACGTATTCCGCCAGGCGGGCATCCCGGTGCCGGCGGGGCGGATCTGTGAGACGGCAGATCAGGCCGCCGGGGTGGCGGCCGAGATCGGGCCGGTGGCGCTAAAATCGCAGATCCTGGCAGGCGCGCGGGGCAAGGCGGGTGGCATCGCCTTCGCCAGCACCCCCGAAGAGGCGCGGGAGGTGGCGGCCCGCCTGCTGGGCACGGAACTGCGCGGCTACCGGGTGGACAGGCTCCTGGTGGAAGAAAAGCTGGCCATCGAGAAGGAACTATACCTGGGCATAGCGGTGGAGGGTAGCGCCCGGCGACCCCTGCTCATCGCTTCCGCCCAGGGGGGAATGGCCATCGAGGAAGTTCCCGAGCGGGCCATCGTGAAGAAGCCCCTGGACATCACCTGGGGGATGCAGCCTTATGTGGGGAGGCTGCTGGCCCGTCGCCTGGGCCTGGAGGGGTCGCTGGCCCGCCAGTTCGAGGACATTGCCATCCGCCTCTGGGGTGTGTTCCGTCGCTATGACGCCGAACTGGTGGAGATCAACCCGCTGGCCGTGGCGGCAGTGTCCGGCGGGGACCGGCGGCTGGTGGCGGCAGACGCGCGTCTGAACGTTGACGACGAGGCCCTCTACCGTCATCCCGAACTGCCCCGTGTGGAAGAGGGTACCGACCTGGAGCGCCGGGTCAAGGAGTTGGGGCTCTCCTTTGTGCAACTGGACGGGGACATCGCCGTGATGGCCAACGGGGCCGGGATCACCATGGCCACGCTGGACGTGCTGGCGCGCTACGGAGGCCGGCCGGCCAACTTCCTGGACGCAGGCGGGGGAGCGGCCGCGGAGCCCATGGCCCGGGCCATCGGGGTCCTTCTGGAAACGCGCCCCCGGGTCATACTCATCAACATCTTCGGGGGGATCACCCGTTGTGACGACGTGGCGCGCGCCATCGTGAAGGTGAAGACCGAGCAGGGCCTGCCCGTTCCCCTGGTGGTCAGGCTGGTGGGCACCAACGAGGAACAGGGGACGGCCCTCTTGCGAGAGCACGGTGTCGCCGCGTTCCGGCAGATGGAAGAAGCTGCGGCCAAGGCAGTGGCCATAGCCAGGGGAGGTGACAGTTGA
- a CDS encoding NADP-dependent malic enzyme, with protein sequence MATPEELLAKTKKPAQDAMRLHPFYRGKIETYPRCAVRSMDDFAIWYTPGVAEPCRDIQRNPERVYDHTWKWNVVAVVSDGTRVLGLGDIGPEAAMPVMEGKALLFKYLGGVDAVPICLRTKDPDEFIRTVKLLEPSFGGINLEDIAQPKCFRILDTLRREMEIPVWHDDQQGTAAVTLAGLLGALRVVGKKLEDARIAMIGAGAANIACARVIIGAGADPGRIVMCDSTGILHRGRIELRETHPEKWELAQKTNAEGRTGGIPEAMKGMDVVIGLSKPGPGTIKPEWVKAMAPDPIVFTCANPVPEIWPWEAKEAGAAVVATARSDFPNQVNNSLGFPSIFRGALDVRARTITDEMCIEAARELARYAEDRGLGPDYILPTMEEWEVYPRVAAAVGVKAVEQGVARLRLTWDELKSRAEQLIRKAREGAALLMREGIIPPVPAE encoded by the coding sequence ATGGCGACTCCGGAGGAACTGCTGGCGAAGACGAAGAAGCCGGCCCAGGATGCCATGCGGCTGCATCCCTTTTACCGGGGCAAGATCGAGACTTATCCCCGCTGTGCGGTCCGCAGCATGGATGATTTTGCCATCTGGTATACGCCCGGGGTGGCGGAGCCCTGCCGGGACATTCAGAGGAACCCCGAGAGGGTGTACGACCACACCTGGAAGTGGAATGTGGTGGCGGTGGTATCGGATGGTACCCGGGTGCTGGGGTTGGGGGACATTGGTCCCGAGGCGGCCATGCCGGTGATGGAGGGCAAGGCGCTGCTGTTCAAGTACCTGGGTGGGGTGGATGCGGTACCCATTTGCCTGCGCACGAAGGACCCCGATGAGTTCATCCGCACGGTGAAGCTGCTCGAGCCCTCGTTCGGCGGCATTAACCTGGAAGATATTGCCCAGCCCAAGTGTTTCCGGATTCTGGACACCCTCAGGCGGGAGATGGAGATCCCGGTGTGGCACGATGACCAGCAGGGGACGGCGGCGGTGACGCTGGCGGGTTTGCTGGGTGCGTTGAGGGTGGTGGGCAAGAAGCTGGAGGATGCCCGCATTGCCATGATCGGGGCGGGTGCGGCCAACATCGCCTGTGCCCGGGTGATCATCGGGGCGGGCGCAGATCCCGGCCGCATTGTTATGTGTGACTCCACCGGGATACTTCACAGAGGTCGCATCGAGCTCCGGGAGACGCACCCGGAGAAGTGGGAGCTGGCCCAGAAGACCAATGCCGAGGGGCGTACGGGTGGCATCCCCGAGGCCATGAAGGGGATGGACGTTGTGATCGGGCTGTCCAAGCCCGGCCCGGGCACGATCAAGCCCGAGTGGGTGAAGGCCATGGCTCCCGATCCCATCGTGTTCACGTGCGCTAACCCGGTGCCCGAGATCTGGCCGTGGGAGGCTAAGGAAGCGGGTGCGGCGGTGGTGGCGACGGCGCGTTCGGACTTCCCCAATCAGGTGAACAACTCGTTGGGGTTCCCCAGCATTTTCCGGGGGGCGCTGGACGTGCGGGCGCGCACCATCACCGATGAGATGTGCATTGAGGCGGCACGGGAGCTGGCGCGGTATGCCGAAGACAGGGGGCTGGGTCCCGATTACATCCTGCCCACCATGGAGGAGTGGGAGGTGTACCCGCGGGTGGCGGCTGCCGTGGGTGTGAAGGCGGTGGAGCAGGGAGTGGCGCGCCTGCGCCTCACCTGGGACGAGTTGAAGTCCCGCGCAGAACAACTCATCCGCAAGGCGCGCGAGGGTGCCGCATTGCTCATGCGCGAGGGCATCATTCCTCCCGTACCTGCCGAGTAA
- a CDS encoding Fe-S-containing hydro-lyase: protein MTPAEEERAVSLKQVTTPLTDEVVSGLRAGDRVLISGYIYAARDAAHKRLYDLLQKGEELPFDVRGAVVYYVGPTPPKPGQVIGSAGPTTSGRMDPYTPALIRAGLKGMIGKGLRSEAVKQAMREYGAVYFAAVGGAGALIARSIVDSEVVAYEDLGAEAIRRLRVENFPVVVVNDRYGGDLYEEGKIRYRLE from the coding sequence GTGACTCCGGCGGAGGAGGAGAGAGCCGTGTCTTTGAAGCAGGTGACGACGCCCCTTACCGATGAGGTGGTATCGGGTTTGCGGGCGGGGGACCGGGTGCTGATCTCCGGTTATATTTACGCGGCGCGGGATGCGGCACACAAGCGGTTGTACGATCTTTTGCAAAAGGGTGAGGAGTTGCCGTTTGACGTCCGGGGGGCGGTGGTTTACTACGTGGGGCCCACCCCGCCCAAGCCTGGTCAGGTGATCGGGTCGGCGGGTCCCACCACTTCCGGCCGGATGGACCCGTACACGCCGGCATTGATCCGGGCTGGGTTGAAGGGGATGATTGGCAAGGGTCTGCGTTCTGAGGCGGTCAAACAGGCCATGCGGGAGTACGGGGCGGTGTATTTTGCCGCCGTGGGGGGAGCGGGTGCGCTGATTGCGCGCAGCATCGTGGATTCGGAAGTGGTGGCGTATGAGGATCTGGGCGCGGAGGCGATCAGGCGCCTGCGGGTGGAGAACTTCCCCGTGGTGGTGGTGAACGACCGTTACGGTGGTGACCTGTACGAGGAGGGTAAGATCCGTTACCGTCTGGAGTGA
- a CDS encoding fumarate hydratase — MREVDVAQVAEAVARLCQEANMDLGEDAFAALERALEQEESPVGKDIIGQLIENARLARKEWVPMCQDTGVAVVLVDVGQDVHVVGGSLEDAINAGVRKGYKEGYLRKSVVGDPFERKNTGDNAPAVIHYRVVPGDKLKITVLPKGAGSENMSALKMLTPADGLEGVMDFVVQVVDEAGSNPCPPIIVGVGVGGTMEQAALLAKRALARPVGQPHPRPEIAGIEEKLLERINRLGIGPQGLGGRVTALAVHMEVYPTHIACLPVAVNLQCHAARHKEAVL; from the coding sequence ATGAGGGAAGTGGACGTGGCTCAGGTAGCGGAAGCGGTCGCCAGGTTGTGCCAGGAAGCCAACATGGACCTGGGCGAGGATGCCTTCGCGGCACTGGAGAGGGCGCTGGAGCAGGAAGAGTCGCCGGTGGGGAAGGACATCATCGGGCAGTTGATTGAGAACGCCCGCCTGGCGCGCAAGGAGTGGGTACCCATGTGCCAGGACACGGGTGTGGCCGTGGTGCTGGTGGACGTGGGTCAGGACGTGCATGTGGTGGGCGGGTCGCTTGAGGATGCCATCAATGCCGGGGTGCGCAAGGGTTACAAGGAAGGTTACCTGCGCAAGTCGGTGGTGGGAGATCCGTTTGAGCGCAAGAACACGGGTGACAACGCCCCGGCGGTGATCCACTACCGGGTGGTACCGGGAGATAAGCTGAAGATCACGGTGCTGCCCAAGGGCGCCGGTTCTGAGAACATGAGCGCGCTCAAGATGCTGACTCCCGCCGATGGCCTTGAGGGTGTGATGGATTTTGTGGTGCAGGTGGTCGATGAGGCGGGATCGAACCCCTGTCCCCCGATCATAGTAGGTGTAGGGGTGGGTGGCACCATGGAACAGGCGGCCCTGCTGGCCAAGCGGGCGCTGGCCCGGCCGGTGGGCCAGCCTCATCCCCGGCCCGAGATCGCGGGGATTGAGGAAAAGCTGCTGGAACGGATCAACCGGCTGGGGATAGGGCCGCAGGGTCTGGGCGGCCGGGTGACGGCGCTGGCGGTGCACATGGAGGTGTATCCCACCCACATTGCCTGCCTCCCGGTGGCGGTGAACCTGCAGTGTCACGCGGCCCGGCACAAGGAAGCGGTGCTGTGA
- a CDS encoding GGDEF domain-containing phosphodiesterase — protein MQVPALAEVIPRLAKIARRHPVLGLVFIDLVDFSSVQEKHGSSMGDAILAALRQVLSNAPLRLGKATGIIPCTTGGDDFLLFFPNPGDKQTLGPDLERLRQLVETCLNAAAWDLPLDRRLTVHLGYAEIRPSPDGRMDRLIYEAMKEAVLMAKSDMGLEDFLSRQEILAILEEGRIHSVYQPIICLNEARVVGYEALSRGPGGSHWEGPLTLFPLAQKYGLLGRLELLCHRQAITGLRGRLGELKLFLNVDPRALDDPAFDLQHIGHALKEAGLGPQQVTLELTERSASSDPGRLRQALARVRACGYTVALDDVGSGYSSLRTLIELQPDYVKIDGYLVRNCHRDPPRRVIVDTLAHLARRLGCITVAEGVEDPGEVEILLAAGVDLAQGYLFARPARELPTPDPSALALLRAGRAGTT, from the coding sequence ATGCAGGTACCTGCTCTGGCCGAAGTCATCCCTCGCCTGGCGAAAATAGCGAGGCGCCACCCGGTACTGGGCCTGGTATTCATAGATCTGGTTGACTTCTCATCTGTACAGGAGAAGCACGGCAGCAGCATGGGGGATGCCATCCTGGCCGCTCTGCGACAGGTGCTGAGCAATGCGCCCCTCCGGCTGGGCAAGGCCACGGGGATCATACCCTGCACCACCGGAGGCGATGACTTCCTGCTCTTCTTCCCCAATCCGGGGGACAAACAAACCCTCGGCCCGGACCTGGAAAGACTGCGGCAACTGGTGGAAACGTGCCTCAACGCAGCGGCATGGGACCTACCACTCGACCGCAGGCTCACCGTCCACCTGGGTTACGCAGAGATCCGGCCCAGCCCGGACGGTCGCATGGACCGGCTCATCTACGAGGCCATGAAGGAGGCCGTCCTCATGGCCAAGTCGGACATGGGCCTGGAGGACTTCCTCTCGCGGCAGGAAATCCTGGCCATCCTGGAAGAGGGCCGGATACATAGCGTCTACCAGCCCATCATTTGCCTCAACGAAGCCCGGGTTGTGGGCTACGAAGCCCTGTCCCGCGGGCCTGGTGGCAGCCACTGGGAAGGACCCCTGACCCTCTTCCCCCTCGCCCAGAAGTACGGCCTGCTGGGACGCCTGGAACTGTTGTGTCACCGCCAGGCCATCACCGGATTGCGGGGGCGTCTCGGGGAATTGAAGCTCTTCCTGAACGTGGACCCCAGGGCGCTGGACGATCCTGCCTTTGACCTGCAACACATCGGCCACGCCCTCAAGGAGGCCGGCCTGGGCCCCCAACAGGTGACCCTGGAACTGACGGAAAGGTCGGCCTCCTCGGACCCCGGACGCCTGCGCCAGGCTCTCGCCAGGGTGCGGGCATGCGGCTACACCGTGGCTCTCGACGACGTGGGATCCGGATACTCCAGCCTGCGCACCCTGATAGAACTCCAGCCCGATTACGTCAAGATCGATGGGTACCTGGTCAGAAACTGCCACCGCGACCCGCCCCGCCGCGTCATCGTTGACACCCTGGCCCACCTGGCCCGTCGCCTGGGCTGCATCACTGTGGCGGAGGGCGTGGAAGACCCCGGCGAGGTGGAAATCCTGCTCGCGGCGGGGGTCGACCTGGCCCAGGGCTACCTGTTCGCCCGGCCAGCCCGGGAACTGCCCACCCCTGACCCCTCGGCACTGGCCCTGCTGCGGGCAGGCAGGGCGGGCACCACGTAG
- a CDS encoding ABC transporter ATP-binding protein: MALGRLPHLAPWSGEGPADRQAVARALELTGTASLAGRLLSALSEGEKQRVMIARALAQEPALLLLDEPTSHLDIARQIEVLSLLSRLSREREMTVLGVMHDLNLAAAWCDHLLLLHEGRVFASGAPEEVLTQEVVRRVYGAEVLVLRHPGSGSPYVVPALPARSRASAEGSGVGSSRAGRANR; the protein is encoded by the coding sequence GTGGCGCTGGGGCGGCTTCCCCATCTGGCCCCCTGGTCAGGGGAGGGACCCGCTGACCGGCAGGCAGTGGCGCGGGCCCTGGAACTCACCGGTACCGCATCCCTGGCCGGACGGCTGCTCAGTGCTTTGAGCGAAGGGGAGAAGCAGCGGGTGATGATCGCCCGGGCCCTGGCCCAGGAACCTGCACTGCTGTTGCTGGATGAACCCACCTCGCACCTGGACATTGCCCGCCAGATCGAAGTCCTGTCACTGTTGTCCCGGCTCAGCCGGGAGCGGGAGATGACCGTCCTGGGAGTGATGCATGACCTCAACCTGGCGGCGGCCTGGTGCGACCATCTCCTCCTGCTGCACGAAGGACGCGTCTTCGCCAGCGGTGCTCCCGAGGAGGTACTCACCCAGGAGGTGGTCCGGCGCGTCTATGGGGCAGAGGTGCTGGTGCTGAGGCATCCGGGGTCTGGATCTCCCTACGTGGTGCCCGCCCTGCCTGCCCGCAGCAGGGCCAGTGCCGAGGGGTCAGGGGTGGGCAGTTCCCGGGCTGGCCGGGCGAACAGGTAG
- a CDS encoding methylenetetrahydrofolate reductase: MTGNGCKTESRLERVLREGHFAVTAEVGPPKSASSKGISRHAAAIKEVADAINLTDNQTAIVRLCSLAAAVHVMAAGGEPVMQVTCRDRNRIAIQSDLLGAYSLGVRNVLCLTGDHISFGNHPQARTVYDLDSVQLVRLVHDMREYRRFQNGEEIKVAPPRFFIGAAENPFADPVEFRALRLAKKVKAGADFIQTQAVFDVDRFARFMQVVRDMGLHEQAFILAGIVPTRSAKALERTATVPGMVVPQELIDRMRSATDQEKEGVAIAVELIARLREIPGVRGVHIMAIAWEEIVPEIVKEAGLLPRPRVEVAAPA; this comes from the coding sequence ATGACTGGTAACGGGTGTAAGACGGAAAGCCGGCTGGAGCGCGTCCTGCGGGAGGGCCACTTCGCCGTCACCGCCGAGGTGGGTCCCCCCAAGAGCGCCTCTTCCAAGGGGATCTCCCGCCACGCGGCGGCCATCAAGGAGGTGGCCGACGCCATCAACCTCACCGACAACCAGACCGCCATCGTGCGCCTGTGCAGCCTGGCTGCGGCCGTGCACGTGATGGCGGCCGGGGGCGAGCCGGTCATGCAGGTCACCTGCCGGGACCGCAACCGCATCGCCATCCAGTCGGACCTTCTGGGTGCGTACAGCCTGGGTGTGCGCAACGTCCTCTGCCTCACCGGCGACCACATCAGCTTCGGTAACCATCCCCAGGCCCGCACCGTGTACGACCTGGATTCCGTCCAGCTCGTGAGACTGGTGCACGACATGCGGGAGTACCGGCGTTTCCAGAACGGTGAGGAGATCAAGGTGGCACCGCCCCGCTTCTTCATCGGGGCGGCGGAAAACCCCTTTGCCGACCCGGTGGAGTTCCGGGCCCTGCGGCTGGCCAAAAAGGTGAAGGCGGGCGCTGACTTCATCCAGACCCAGGCGGTGTTCGACGTGGATCGCTTCGCCCGCTTCATGCAGGTGGTGCGGGACATGGGGTTGCACGAGCAGGCGTTCATACTGGCCGGTATCGTCCCCACCCGGTCCGCCAAGGCCCTCGAGCGCACCGCCACCGTGCCTGGCATGGTGGTGCCCCAGGAACTCATCGACCGCATGAGGTCGGCCACCGATCAGGAAAAGGAAGGCGTGGCCATCGCGGTGGAGTTGATCGCCCGCCTGCGGGAGATCCCCGGGGTGCGCGGCGTGCACATCATGGCCATCGCCTGGGAGGAAATCGTCCCCGAAATAGTGAAGGAAGCGGGCCTGCTTCCCCGCCCCCGGGTGGAGGTGGCTGCCCCCGCCTAG
- a CDS encoding methylenetetrahydrofolate reductase C-terminal domain-containing protein — MIIAEQKPIPEIAAQVRQCTRVLVLGCGGCVTVCQAGGEKEAEILASALRLMAAREGWDTAFDSAAVTRQCDPEYLDAIAKKVAEYDCILSLGCGVGVNFLAERFRRTWVVPGLNTKGAGATLEAGVWEERCLACGDCILHLTGGICPITRCSKSLLNGPCGGSQGGKCEISPEVACGWQLIYDRLKELDRLDLLLELREPKDWSRTHDGGLRRVVKEEARL, encoded by the coding sequence GTGATCATAGCGGAGCAGAAACCCATCCCGGAAATAGCGGCCCAGGTGCGCCAGTGCACGCGAGTGCTGGTGCTGGGGTGCGGGGGATGCGTCACCGTGTGCCAGGCGGGGGGCGAGAAGGAAGCGGAGATCCTGGCCTCGGCCCTGCGCCTGATGGCCGCGCGGGAGGGCTGGGACACCGCCTTCGACAGCGCCGCCGTCACCCGCCAGTGCGATCCCGAGTATCTGGACGCCATCGCCAAAAAGGTGGCGGAATACGACTGCATTCTCTCCCTGGGATGCGGGGTGGGGGTGAACTTCCTGGCCGAGCGCTTCCGCCGCACCTGGGTGGTGCCGGGTTTGAACACCAAGGGGGCGGGCGCCACCCTGGAGGCCGGCGTGTGGGAGGAGAGGTGCCTGGCATGCGGCGATTGCATACTGCACCTCACGGGGGGCATCTGCCCCATCACGCGCTGCTCCAAGAGCCTGCTCAACGGCCCCTGCGGGGGTTCCCAGGGAGGCAAGTGCGAGATATCCCCCGAGGTGGCCTGCGGGTGGCAACTCATATATGACCGCCTGAAGGAACTCGATCGGCTCGACCTTCTGCTCGAGCTCAGGGAGCCCAAAGACTGGTCGCGGACCCACGACGGCGGTCTGCGCCGGGTGGTGAAGGAGGAAGCCCGGCTATGA
- a CDS encoding hydrogenase iron-sulfur subunit: MPAPAAAGPAGTGPEQAQARFEPKIVAFCCYYCAYSAADLAGSMRLQYPPNVRLIEVPCSGRVDPALLLRALEEGADGVYVAGCMEGDCHFQQGNIRAKRRVGAIKKLLSQIGWEPERVEMYNVPASDGARFAQVAREFTERVRQLGPNPARAKKVRA, translated from the coding sequence ATCCCTGCCCCGGCCGCCGCGGGACCGGCAGGCACCGGACCGGAGCAGGCCCAGGCCCGGTTCGAGCCCAAGATCGTGGCGTTCTGCTGTTACTACTGCGCGTATTCGGCGGCCGATCTGGCCGGTTCCATGCGCCTGCAGTACCCGCCCAACGTGCGACTGATCGAGGTGCCCTGCAGCGGGCGGGTGGATCCCGCCCTGCTGCTGCGGGCGCTGGAAGAGGGAGCGGACGGGGTGTACGTGGCCGGGTGCATGGAAGGAGATTGCCACTTCCAGCAGGGTAACATCAGGGCCAAGAGGCGTGTGGGCGCGATCAAGAAACTGCTTTCCCAGATCGGCTGGGAGCCGGAGCGGGTGGAGATGTACAACGTGCCTGCCTCCGACGGAGCCCGTTTTGCCCAGGTGGCCCGTGAATTCACCGAGCGCGTCAGGCAACTGGGACCCAACCCCGCGCGGGCGAAGAAGGTGAGAGCGTGA